The stretch of DNA CGTCTCGAACCGCGACGGCCAGGCCGTGGCGACCGGCGCGGACGTCCTGTCCCGGCTGGTCGGCCAGGTGGCCAACCCCGTGCGCTGGGACCTGTGCATGGAGACGTTCAAGGGCCTGGGTGCCACGGCGATGATCGAGCTGTGCCCCGGCGGCACGCTGACCGGTCTCGCCAAGCGCGCCCTGCCCGGCGTGCGGACGGTGGCCCTGAAGACACCTGACGACCTCGACGCCGCATCTGAGCTCATCGCCGACACCGCATCCGCCGCCGACGCGGCGGGTGCCTGAGAAGGAGCCAGGAGAGCATGTCGAAGATCAAGCCCAGTAAGGGCGCCCCGTACGCGCGCATCATGGGTGTCGGCGGCTACCGCCCGACCCGTGTCGTGCCCAACGAGGTGATCCTCGAGACGATCGACTCCTCCGACGAGTGGATCCGCTCCCGCTCCGGCATCGCGACCCGCCACTGGGCCTCCGACGAGGAGACCGTGGCCGCGATGTCCGTCGAGGCCTCCGGCAAGGCGATCGCCGACGCGGGCATCACCCCGGAGCAGATCGGCGCGGTCGTCGTCTCGACCGTCTCGCACTTCAAGCAGACCCCGGCCATCGCGACCGAGATCGCGGACAAGATCGGTGCGGGCAAGCCCGCCGCCTTCGACATCTCCGCCGGCTGCGCGGGCTTCGGCTACGGCCTGACGCTCGCCAAGGGCATGATCACCGACGGTTCCGCGGAGTACGTCCTGGTCATCGGCGTCGAGCGGCTGAGCGACCTGACCGACCTGGAGGACCGCGCGACGGCCTTCCTGTTCGGTGACGGCGCGGGCGCCGTGATCGTCGGTCCGGCCAAGGAACCGCAGATCGGCCCCACCATCTGGGGCAGCGAGGGCGACAAGTCCGAGACCATCAAGCAGACCGTGGCGTGGAACGATTTCCACATCGGCGA from Streptomyces sp. BA2 encodes:
- a CDS encoding ketoacyl-ACP synthase III, producing MSKIKPSKGAPYARIMGVGGYRPTRVVPNEVILETIDSSDEWIRSRSGIATRHWASDEETVAAMSVEASGKAIADAGITPEQIGAVVVSTVSHFKQTPAIATEIADKIGAGKPAAFDISAGCAGFGYGLTLAKGMITDGSAEYVLVIGVERLSDLTDLEDRATAFLFGDGAGAVIVGPAKEPQIGPTIWGSEGDKSETIKQTVAWNDFHIGDVSKLPLDSAGKIKFPAITQEGQAVFRWAVFEMAKVAQQALDAAGITADELDVFIPHQANERIIDSMVKTLKLPEHVTVARDVRTTGNTSAASIPLAMERLLATGEAKSGDTALVIGFGAGLVYAATVVTLP